The Pseudanabaena sp. ABRG5-3 genome includes the window CTGTCCTTGATTAGGTGCAGGCACATTCGTGATCTGAGGAACCTGTGCTGCAACGGGAGAAAGTCTTTCGAGTAATGGTTGAAAAATCAGAATAAGTAAAAAACTGAGGCAAATGACTATCCAAAATCGAACTTTCTTCATTGCAGCGCCTTTAACATGATTTAGTTAAAACAGACTACCCATATTAATGGCAATTAATGGCAATTAATGGCAGTTAGTTTAAATATATTTATAGATTATTCATTGATGCTACATGGAAGGCTGTAAAGCCATCACCCCTAGTCCCTCTCCTGTGGGAGAGGGGAACTAGAAAATAATATGGGTTTTGCTCCTCTTCTCCTGCGGGAGAAGGGGGTGGGGGATGAGGGTTCCACACAACATCAGTTATTTATGAATTTTTCATCTTGTGGCATAGATTTTGCCAATGAGTCCAGATGATGACCATTGCCATCGTATCTAGTCGGCAATATTGATACAGCAATTCCTTCCATTGCGATCGCACGGATGGATCATCGAGATCCCGCAGTTCCCCATACATTAAGTCCTGATAGGCGAGCATTGCCCCTGCACCTTCATTAACAACTTGGATGCGATCGCCAATTTGCAATTGTGGTAACACATCATAGGGGCTAAAAATTTCGCCATCAACTTCGCGATAATATTCTTGGAAATAAGGAATTTCGTGGAGATAGGGATTAGTTTTCCAAACCGCAGGTAATACACATTTTAAGGAGGTGCGTCCTTTCATTAAGGGATGGAAGTAATGTTTGAGAGTGAGGGCATTCATATCCACTAAATGGGATTTACCCTTATTGCCAAGCTTGGCAGTATTCGCCAGCCATGTTTGCAGTTGAGGATTATGGTAGTCATAGGTTTGCATCTGATAATAAATATCCCGCAGGACGCTGTTTTCGTGGGTTGCCCATGTCAAAATTGTGCCGCGATCGCCTAGACATTCCATCAGTGATTCGGCGAATTGAAAATTCGGGAAAATATTGTTGAGATCGAGCCATTCCGTTTGAATTGGCTCCGCATCTGGTGCAGGAATTGTGTGACAACTCCATTGAAAGGCAACTTGCTCATAGGGACGCATACCCGCCCGATAGGGAATTGCCATGCGGGAGGTCTCAAAGTCAATAAAATGAATCGGGTATTCAATCTGTTTAACGATCTGGGGCAGATGCTCGGAGATCCATTCTTTATTTTTTTGCGTATATTCAATTTGAATTAGTTGTCGATAGCTGTAGGTGTAGTCATTCAGTTCTTCTAAGGGAACATCAAACATGCTCACCTTCTTTTGCTGAATCATTTCATTGACTAGGGGTGTTTCATGACCACCAATCCTGCCCATTTGATAGAGTTCTAACACATGGTTTTCGACATCCGCTAGATCGCCCCAACATTCTCTAAATCCATCACGGGGATCGCGATCACTAGCTCGATATTCACAGCCTTTGCAGCTTTTGCTGATCGGTGCAAAGAGTTCGGGGGATTGCTCGATCAGATAATCAATATATTTGTGGGCAGATGCGATCGTTGGGGAGATTAATTCAGATACTTCCGTTTCGATGTTAACCTTGGTAAGCAACTGATCATTATAGATTTCTTGAAGATTTCCCGTGAAATTGACCGCGATGCCATTAAATTTGGAAAAGGAATTGCGATGGGTCGATAAACGCTGGATTTGGAAATAGGAAGCGAGGTGATCAATTTGTGTCGTCTTGGCTCTGTCAGGAGCCAGCAAATAGGGATAAATCTGCATATCTACGCTGGGCAAATGTTCTGCCAGCATTTCCTGCAAAATGCCTACTTGATAGGCGATATCTTCAATGATATATCTCCATTCACCACCGACTTTGCCAGTACGTTTGTTGCGAAAGAGTGAGAGATTGCGATATTTAATCAGATCTTCATGGGCTGCACTATCAAAACCCTTGGCTCTAATTTCAATAATCTCGATGCGATCGCCCTGTTTGACCAGAATATCGGCACGGGCGAGTTTATGTGCTGCATAGAGAACAGGCTCAAAGAGAACAACATGTTCCTGTTGTAAATAGGTGATCGTTTCTTGGACCGCATTGGCTATGCTTTCATCGGAGTTGAGATTTGCAGAAATATAAATGCCTTCAGGATAGAGAAGGTGGGCAATCTTACTGATGATGAAATTCCCATCCGCTAATATTCTGGTATATGGATCTACACGATCAACTGTTGGATAGCCCAACTTCTTGTAATAGAGTTTAGTTGAGCAACTGCGAGCAGTCTTGAGATCAGATTTCGTCAGATAAATAGGATGGGGCATATTGCCTAATATTTTAAAATATGAGTTTTTAGTTAGGATGGGCGGCGCATTGCGCCGCCCATCCTAACTAAAAACCTGTGAACTAATACAAATCTAGCTTTAAAATTTGCAAGTTAGGATTGTAAATTACAAATGTAGATTAAATAAGCCCTAAATTTGTTTGGTGCATGAAATCTACCGCATCAAATTTGAGTTTTCCAAGACGCTCGTTATATTACTAAATTTTTGGGAGAGATGATCATGCTAGCCAACTTCAAGAGGCGATTAAAAGCTTTATTAAGTCCCAAGTTTATTGGCTATGGGTTGGTGATGACGATCGCCAGTTTAAGTGCGATCGCGACAGGTTTGGGACTCAATGAAGTAAAAAGCCTTGAACGGCAAACTCAATCCACCTTTTTTAATTGGCGTGGTGCGATCGCTCCTCCTAAAGACATTGTGATTTTAGCGATCGATGATCTGTCTTTGCGCCAAGGTGAATTTTATGACCCCAAAACTCGTCCCTTTTTAGAACCATTCCGTACTACGACTTGGAAGCGCGTGGTCTATGCTCAAGTATTAGAGAAATTAGTCAAAGCAGGAGCCAAGGTAGTTGCCTTTGATATTTTATTTGTGACTCCGGGGGATCATGGAATTGCCGATGATGATAAGTTTCAAAAGGCAATTACAACCTATGGTGAAAAGGCCGTATTTGCCGCTAGTTATGAATTCACTCAAATTGGCGAAGCAAATATTTTACAACTTGCTTCTCCTGAATCAATTTTCCAGATTAAACCCAATACACTCGGTCTGATTAATTTTCGCCCAGAAGTGACAGGTAACATTCATCGTTTAGGTGTGCAAGCACCACCTGATAGTGGTTTGCCGATAGTACCTACCTTTGCCGCCGCTATTCTGGATGTCGCCAAAGTTAGTTATCCTAA containing:
- a CDS encoding DUF2779 domain-containing protein, which gives rise to MPHPIYLTKSDLKTARSCSTKLYYKKLGYPTVDRVDPYTRILADGNFIISKIAHLLYPEGIYISANLNSDESIANAVQETITYLQQEHVVLFEPVLYAAHKLARADILVKQGDRIEIIEIRAKGFDSAAHEDLIKYRNLSLFRNKRTGKVGGEWRYIIEDIAYQVGILQEMLAEHLPSVDMQIYPYLLAPDRAKTTQIDHLASYFQIQRLSTHRNSFSKFNGIAVNFTGNLQEIYNDQLLTKVNIETEVSELISPTIASAHKYIDYLIEQSPELFAPISKSCKGCEYRASDRDPRDGFRECWGDLADVENHVLELYQMGRIGGHETPLVNEMIQQKKVSMFDVPLEELNDYTYSYRQLIQIEYTQKNKEWISEHLPQIVKQIEYPIHFIDFETSRMAIPYRAGMRPYEQVAFQWSCHTIPAPDAEPIQTEWLDLNNIFPNFQFAESLMECLGDRGTILTWATHENSVLRDIYYQMQTYDYHNPQLQTWLANTAKLGNKGKSHLVDMNALTLKHYFHPLMKGRTSLKCVLPAVWKTNPYLHEIPYFQEYYREVDGEIFSPYDVLPQLQIGDRIQVVNEGAGAMLAYQDLMYGELRDLDDPSVRSQWKELLYQYCRLDTMAMVIIWTHWQNLCHKMKNS